The following proteins come from a genomic window of Streptococcus oralis:
- a CDS encoding DUF2207 domain-containing protein, which yields MKKTFFVLLFSLFCILPLSVFAVDFKIRSYQGDLYIHAYNTAEFREKVVYYFDEDFNGQLVGLGRSGKMPKGFEIDSSPKVQVWKNASAIENVNSEVIEESEGYTVKVYNPGQEGDTVEVVITWQLKNLLFLYDDIAELNWQPLTDSSEPIENFEFRVTGFNGAEKLFFHTGKLFTEGKVEKTGGDYRVHLQNLPRQRGVELHAYWPRKDFGTALDQGLKGNRLAEFEKIEESIAAEKAQSKALVTWVIPFLLSLSLVFSVIFYRIYRRKTSPSKKHAKNHRLYEPPMDLEPMVLSESVYSTSLEEVSPLTKGGGKFTFDQLVQATLLDVIDRGNISIISNGDEVRLKVVKEKGLASFEKDCLNLAFSGREEVLVSDLFADYQVSTSLYQGAKAADEKRIQKTGRKLKSSFEQALKQMQDGVRKRVSSLQLPDYYRPLSNGEKILRLTIGVSTLLPAFVGFGWFLYSLDAHGYLSLPLPILGFVSLMLAAVYYWTTRFDTRDGVLNEEGLEAYYLWTSFENMLRDIAHLDKAELESIVLWNRLLVYATLFGYADKVSHLMKSYQIQVENPDINLYVAYGWHSMFYHSTAQMSHYASIANTASTYSVSSGSGSSGGGFSGGGGGGSIGAF from the coding sequence GTGAAAAAGACTTTTTTCGTGCTTTTATTTAGCTTGTTTTGTATTTTACCACTCTCTGTTTTTGCGGTTGATTTTAAGATTCGCTCTTATCAAGGTGATTTGTATATTCATGCATATAATACGGCAGAATTTAGGGAAAAAGTAGTCTATTATTTTGATGAAGACTTTAATGGACAACTAGTAGGACTTGGCCGTTCTGGTAAGATGCCAAAGGGCTTTGAAATAGATTCCAGTCCAAAGGTTCAGGTATGGAAAAATGCTAGCGCCATTGAGAATGTCAATAGTGAAGTGATAGAAGAATCGGAAGGTTATACTGTAAAAGTGTATAATCCAGGCCAAGAAGGGGATACCGTTGAAGTGGTAATCACATGGCAACTAAAAAACCTCCTATTTCTATATGATGATATCGCGGAACTTAATTGGCAACCCTTGACAGATAGTTCAGAACCTATCGAAAATTTTGAGTTTCGGGTAACAGGCTTTAATGGAGCTGAAAAACTTTTCTTTCATACAGGGAAACTCTTTACAGAGGGCAAGGTAGAGAAGACAGGTGGTGATTATCGTGTTCATTTGCAGAACCTACCTCGTCAGCGTGGGGTTGAATTGCATGCCTATTGGCCTAGAAAAGATTTTGGAACAGCTTTGGATCAGGGATTGAAGGGCAATCGTTTAGCAGAATTTGAAAAAATAGAGGAGTCCATTGCTGCTGAAAAAGCTCAAAGCAAAGCTCTGGTTACGTGGGTTATCCCTTTTTTACTCTCGCTTTCTTTAGTCTTTAGTGTCATTTTCTATCGCATTTACCGAAGAAAAACCTCCCCATCGAAGAAACATGCTAAAAATCACCGTCTCTACGAACCGCCAATGGACTTAGAACCGATGGTTTTATCGGAATCTGTTTACTCCACTTCTTTAGAGGAAGTCAGTCCCTTGACCAAGGGAGGAGGGAAGTTCACCTTTGACCAACTCGTTCAGGCAACCTTATTGGATGTGATCGACCGTGGAAATATTTCAATCATCTCAAATGGAGATGAGGTCCGTCTAAAAGTCGTAAAAGAAAAAGGATTGGCAAGTTTTGAAAAAGATTGTCTTAATTTGGCCTTTTCAGGAAGAGAAGAAGTGCTTGTTTCAGATTTGTTTGCAGATTACCAAGTGTCAACTAGTCTTTACCAAGGTGCAAAAGCAGCTGATGAAAAAAGGATTCAGAAAACAGGACGTAAGCTTAAGTCTTCTTTCGAGCAAGCTCTGAAGCAGATGCAGGATGGGGTGAGAAAGCGGGTTTCCTCTTTGCAACTTCCAGATTATTATCGTCCACTGAGTAATGGGGAAAAAATCCTGCGATTGACGATAGGTGTCTCTACACTTCTACCTGCTTTCGTTGGTTTTGGCTGGTTCTTGTACAGTTTGGATGCTCACGGGTATCTTTCCCTGCCACTTCCTATCCTTGGGTTTGTGAGCTTGATGTTAGCTGCCGTCTATTATTGGACGACCCGATTTGATACTCGTGATGGTGTTTTAAACGAAGAAGGATTAGAAGCGTACTATCTCTGGACTAGTTTTGAAAACATGCTTCGCGATATCGCCCATCTAGACAAGGCAGAATTAGAGAGTATTGTTCTTTGGAATCGCCTCCTTGTCTATGCTACTTTATTTGGTTATGCGGACAAGGTGAGTCATTTGATGAAATCTTATCAGATTCAAGTTGAGAACCCAGATATCAATCTTTACGTAGCTTATGGCTGGCACAGTATGTTTTATCATTCAACTGCTCAAATGAGTCACTATGCTAGTATTGCAAACACAGCAAGTACCTACTCTGTATCTTCTGGAAGTGGAAGTTCGGGTGGAGGATTCTCAGGAGGTGGAGGCGGTGGTAGCATCGGCGCCTTCTAG
- a CDS encoding ABC transporter substrate-binding protein/permease: MKKLCLSILASLALTLGLVSQVQADEYLRIGMEAAYAPFNWTQDDDSNGAVKIDGTNQYANGYDVQIAKKIAKDLGKEPLVVKTKWEGLVPALTSGKIDMIIAGMSPTAERKQEIAFSSSYYTSEPVLLVKKDSAYANAKSLNDFSGAKITSQQGVYLYDLISQIPGAKKETAMGDFAQMRQALEAGVIDAYVSERPEALTAESANSKFKMVQLDKGFETGEEDTSIAIGLRKDDSRISQINASIKTISKDEQVALMDRMIKEQPVEATTTEEESSFFSQVAKILSENWQQLLRGAGITLLISIIGTITGLIIGLAIGVFRTAPLSENKAIYGLQKLLGWILNVYIEIFRGTPMIVQSMVIYYGTAQAFGINLDRTLAAIFIVSINTGAYMTEIVRGGILAVDKGQFEAATALGMTHNQTMRKVVLPQVVRNILPATGNEFVINIKDTSVLNVISVVELYFSGNTVATQTYQYFQTFTIIAVIYFVLTFTVTRILRFIERRMDMDTYTTGANQMQTEDLK, translated from the coding sequence ATGAAAAAATTATGCTTATCTATCCTTGCTAGCCTAGCCCTTACACTGGGACTAGTTAGCCAAGTCCAAGCCGACGAATATTTACGCATCGGGATGGAGGCAGCTTACGCTCCCTTCAACTGGACACAAGACGATGATAGTAACGGCGCCGTCAAAATTGACGGTACCAACCAATACGCCAATGGCTACGATGTCCAAATCGCTAAAAAGATTGCCAAAGACCTAGGCAAGGAACCTTTAGTCGTTAAAACCAAGTGGGAAGGACTTGTTCCTGCTCTTACTTCTGGCAAAATCGATATGATCATTGCAGGTATGAGCCCAACGGCTGAACGTAAACAAGAAATTGCCTTTTCAAGCAGTTACTATACTAGTGAACCTGTTCTATTGGTCAAAAAGGACTCTGCCTATGCCAACGCCAAATCTTTAAACGACTTTAGCGGAGCAAAAATCACGTCTCAACAAGGCGTTTATCTCTATGATTTGATTTCCCAAATCCCTGGCGCCAAGAAGGAAACAGCCATGGGGGATTTTGCTCAGATGCGTCAAGCACTTGAAGCAGGTGTCATCGATGCCTATGTTTCAGAACGCCCTGAAGCCCTGACCGCTGAATCTGCCAACTCCAAATTCAAGATGGTCCAGCTTGACAAAGGCTTTGAAACTGGAGAAGAAGACACCTCTATTGCCATTGGTCTTCGCAAGGACGATAGTCGCATCAGTCAAATCAATGCCAGCATCAAAACCATTTCCAAGGACGAACAAGTAGCTCTCATGGATCGGATGATTAAAGAGCAGCCGGTGGAGGCGACAACAACGGAGGAAGAAAGCAGCTTCTTTAGTCAAGTCGCTAAGATTCTTTCTGAAAACTGGCAACAACTCTTACGTGGTGCTGGTATCACACTCTTGATCTCCATTATCGGGACTATCACAGGGCTTATTATCGGGCTTGCAATCGGAGTCTTCCGTACAGCCCCTCTATCTGAAAACAAGGCAATCTATGGCTTGCAAAAACTACTTGGCTGGATCCTCAATGTTTATATTGAAATTTTCCGTGGTACACCAATGATTGTTCAATCTATGGTTATTTACTATGGTACAGCGCAAGCCTTCGGAATCAATCTCGATCGTACACTTGCAGCCATCTTCATCGTTTCAATCAACACGGGTGCCTACATGACAGAAATCGTCCGTGGAGGTATCCTAGCAGTTGACAAGGGACAATTTGAAGCCGCAACTGCTCTTGGTATGACCCATAATCAGACCATGCGCAAGGTTGTCCTCCCTCAGGTCGTTCGCAATATCTTACCTGCTACTGGTAATGAGTTTGTCATCAATATCAAAGATACCTCTGTACTGAATGTTATCTCTGTGGTGGAACTCTACTTCTCTGGTAATACTGTGGCCACCCAAACTTATCAATACTTCCAGACATTTACAATCATCGCCGTGATTTACTTTGTCCTCACCTTCACAGTGACCCGTATCTTGCGCTTCATCGAAAGACGCATGGACATGGATACCTACACTACAGGTGCTAATCAAATGCAAACGGAGGACTTGAAATAA
- a CDS encoding amino acid ABC transporter ATP-binding protein, with protein MNQPILEIKHLKKSYGQNEVLKDISLSVHKGEVISIIGSSGSGKSTFLRSINLLETPTEGEILYRGENVLAKGYDLTHYREKLGMVFQSFNLFENLDVLENTIVAQTTVLKRERSEAEKIAKENLEKVGMGERYWQAKPKQLSGGQKQRVAIARALSMNPDAILFDEPTSALDPEMVGEVLKIMQDLAQEGLTMIVVTHEMEFARDVSHRVIFMDKGVIAEEGKPEDLFTNPKEERTREFLQRYLK; from the coding sequence ATGAATCAACCCATTCTTGAAATTAAACACCTCAAAAAATCCTATGGACAAAATGAAGTCTTAAAAGACATCTCTCTGTCAGTCCACAAAGGAGAGGTTATCTCCATCATCGGGAGCTCAGGAAGCGGAAAATCAACCTTCCTACGTTCTATCAACCTACTTGAAACACCTACTGAGGGGGAAATTCTCTACCGAGGAGAAAACGTCCTTGCAAAAGGCTATGACCTTACTCACTATCGTGAAAAGCTCGGAATGGTTTTTCAATCCTTCAATCTCTTTGAAAACCTCGATGTTCTCGAAAATACGATCGTCGCCCAAACGACTGTCCTTAAACGAGAACGCTCTGAAGCTGAAAAAATTGCCAAAGAAAATCTTGAAAAAGTCGGCATGGGAGAACGCTACTGGCAAGCCAAACCCAAACAACTCTCTGGTGGCCAGAAGCAACGTGTGGCCATCGCTCGCGCCCTCTCCATGAATCCTGACGCCATACTTTTTGACGAACCAACATCTGCCCTGGATCCAGAAATGGTCGGTGAAGTCCTTAAAATCATGCAAGATCTAGCTCAAGAAGGCTTGACCATGATCGTCGTCACCCACGAAATGGAGTTCGCCCGCGATGTCTCACACCGTGTCATCTTTATGGATAAGGGTGTCATTGCCGAAGAAGGCAAGCCAGAAGACCTCTTCACGAACCCTAAAGAAGAACGAACGCGAGAATTTCTTCAGCGCTATCTCAAATAA
- a CDS encoding SPFH domain-containing protein, whose amino-acid sequence MVLHVLLVLFILVLITSAIIVSSVYVVRQQSVAIIERFGKYQKLSNSGIHVRAPFGIDRIAARVQLRLLQSEIVVETKTQDNVFVTMNVATQYRVNENNVTDAYYKLMRPEAQIKSYIEDALRSSVPKLTLDELFEKKDEIALEVQKQVAEEMSTYGYIIVKTLITKVEPDAEVKQSMNEINAAQRKRVAAQELAEADKIKIVTAAEAEAEKDRLHGVGIAEQRKAIVDGLADSIQELKGANVELTEAQIMSILLTNQYLDTLNNFADNKGNNTIFLPANPDGVEDIRTSILSALKAK is encoded by the coding sequence ATGGTTTTACATGTTTTACTTGTTCTCTTTATTCTAGTGCTGATTACATCAGCGATTATTGTCAGCTCTGTGTACGTTGTAAGGCAACAGTCTGTCGCTATTATCGAGCGTTTTGGTAAATACCAAAAGTTGAGTAATAGTGGTATTCATGTACGAGCACCTTTTGGAATTGATAGAATTGCGGCCAGGGTGCAGTTGCGTCTATTGCAAAGTGAGATCGTCGTGGAAACAAAAACACAAGATAATGTATTTGTGACCATGAATGTGGCGACTCAGTATCGAGTGAATGAGAATAATGTCACAGATGCTTACTATAAACTAATGAGACCAGAAGCTCAAATCAAATCCTATATTGAGGATGCCTTGCGTTCATCTGTACCTAAATTGACCTTGGATGAACTATTTGAGAAAAAAGATGAAATTGCATTAGAAGTTCAAAAGCAAGTAGCAGAAGAAATGTCTACATATGGTTACATCATTGTAAAAACATTGATTACGAAGGTTGAGCCTGACGCTGAAGTTAAACAATCAATGAATGAAATCAATGCAGCACAACGTAAAAGAGTTGCAGCGCAAGAACTTGCAGAAGCAGATAAGATTAAAATCGTGACTGCGGCAGAAGCAGAGGCAGAAAAAGATCGCCTACACGGGGTAGGGATTGCAGAACAGCGTAAGGCGATTGTTGATGGACTTGCTGATTCTATTCAAGAATTAAAAGGAGCTAATGTTGAACTCACGGAAGCCCAGATTATGTCCATTCTATTAACAAATCAGTATTTGGATACCTTGAATAATTTCGCAGACAATAAGGGCAATAACACCATCTTCCTACCAGCAAATCCTGATGGAGTTGAAGATATACGAACAAGCATATTATCAGCTTTAAAAGCTAAGTAA
- the ilvA gene encoding threonine ammonia-lyase IlvA, translating to MISAKDVVKAHKVLSGVVVNTPLDYDHYLSEKYGAKIYLKKENAQRVRSFKIRGAYYAISQLTKEERERGVVCASAGNHAQGVAYTCKEMKIPATIFMPITTPQQKIGQVRFFGGDFVTIKLVGDTFDASAKAAQEFTVSENRTFIDPFDDAHVQAGQGTVAYEILEEARKESIDFDTVLVPVGGGGLIAGVSTYIKETNPAIEVIGIEANGARSMKAAFEAGGPVKLKEIDKFADGIAVQKVGQLTYEATRQNVETLIGVDEGLISETLIDLYSKQGIVAEPAGAASIAALEVLSDYIKGKTICCIISGGNNDINRMPEMEERALIYDGIKHYFVVNFPQRPGALREFVNDILGPHDDITRFEYIKRASKGTGPVLIGIALADKHDYAGLIHRMEKFDPSYINLNGNETLYNMLV from the coding sequence ATGATAAGTGCAAAAGATGTGGTGAAAGCCCACAAAGTTTTAAGTGGTGTAGTAGTCAATACTCCGCTTGATTATGATCATTATTTATCGGAGAAGTATGGTGCTAAGATTTATTTGAAGAAGGAGAATGCCCAGCGTGTTCGTTCCTTTAAGATTCGCGGAGCCTATTATGCCATTTCTCAATTAACAAAAGAAGAACGTGAGCGTGGTGTAGTCTGTGCATCAGCGGGGAATCACGCTCAAGGTGTCGCCTACACTTGTAAGGAGATGAAGATTCCCGCAACGATTTTTATGCCAATCACAACGCCCCAACAAAAAATTGGTCAAGTTCGTTTCTTTGGTGGAGACTTCGTGACCATTAAACTAGTTGGAGATACCTTTGATGCCTCAGCTAAAGCAGCTCAAGAATTTACAGTTTCTGAAAATCGTACCTTTATTGATCCCTTTGATGATGCTCATGTCCAAGCAGGTCAAGGGACTGTAGCCTATGAAATTCTTGAAGAAGCCCGTAAAGAGTCTATTGATTTTGATACAGTACTCGTGCCAGTAGGCGGTGGTGGATTGATTGCAGGGGTTTCGACCTATATCAAAGAAACCAATCCCGCTATCGAAGTAATTGGTATAGAAGCCAATGGTGCCCGTTCGATGAAGGCAGCCTTTGAAGCTGGAGGACCAGTTAAACTCAAAGAAATTGACAAGTTTGCTGATGGAATAGCTGTGCAGAAAGTTGGGCAGTTGACTTATGAAGCAACTCGTCAGAATGTTGAAACTCTTATTGGAGTAGATGAGGGTTTGATTTCGGAGACCTTGATTGATCTTTATTCTAAGCAAGGAATTGTCGCCGAACCTGCTGGAGCGGCCAGCATTGCAGCCTTGGAAGTTCTATCAGACTATATCAAAGGCAAGACAATTTGCTGTATCATTTCTGGGGGAAATAACGATATTAACCGTATGCCAGAGATGGAAGAACGTGCCTTGATTTACGATGGCATCAAGCATTACTTTGTAGTCAATTTCCCACAACGTCCAGGGGCTCTTCGTGAGTTTGTAAATGACATCTTGGGACCGCATGATGATATCACTCGTTTTGAGTATATCAAACGGGCCAGCAAGGGGACAGGGCCGGTCTTGATTGGGATTGCTCTTGCTGATAAGCATGATTATGCTGGCTTGATTCATCGGATGGAAAAGTTTGACCCATCTTATATCAATCTGAACGGAAATGAGACTTTGTATAATATGCTAGTCTAA
- the ilvC gene encoding ketol-acid reductoisomerase: protein MAVQMEYEKDVKVAALDGKKIAVIGYGSQGHAHAQNLRDSGRDVIIGVRPGKSFDKAKEDGFDTYTVAEATKLADVIMILAPDEIQQELYEAEIAPNLEAGNAVGFAHGFNIHFEFIKVPADVDVFMCAPKGPGHLVRRTYEEGFGVPALYAVYQDATGNAKNIAMDWCKGVGAARVGLLETTYKEETEEDLFGEQAVLCGGLTALIEAGFEVLTEAGYAPELAYFEVLHEMKLIVDLIYEGGFKKMRQSISNTAEYGDYVSGPRVITEQVKENMKAVLADIQNGTFANDFVNDYKAGRPKLTAYREQAANLEIEKVGAELRKAMPFVGKNDDDAFKIYN, encoded by the coding sequence ATGGCAGTTCAAATGGAATACGAAAAAGATGTTAAAGTAGCAGCGCTTGACGGTAAAAAAATCGCCGTTATCGGTTATGGTTCACAAGGACATGCGCATGCGCAAAACTTGCGTGACTCAGGTCGTGATGTCATCATCGGTGTGCGTCCAGGTAAATCTTTTGACAAAGCAAAAGAAGATGGTTTTGACACTTATACAGTAGCAGAAGCAACTAAATTGGCTGACGTTATCATGATCTTGGCACCAGACGAAATTCAACAAGAATTGTACGAAGCAGAAATCGCTCCAAACTTGGAAGCTGGAAATGCAGTTGGATTTGCTCATGGTTTCAACATCCACTTTGAATTTATCAAAGTTCCTGCAGATGTAGATGTCTTCATGTGTGCCCCTAAAGGACCAGGGCACTTGGTACGTCGTACTTACGAAGAAGGATTTGGTGTTCCAGCTCTTTATGCAGTTTACCAAGACGCTACAGGAAATGCGAAAAACATTGCTATGGACTGGTGTAAAGGTGTTGGAGCAGCTCGTGTAGGTTTGCTTGAAACAACTTACAAAGAAGAAACAGAAGAAGATTTGTTTGGTGAACAAGCCGTACTTTGTGGTGGTTTGACTGCCCTTATCGAAGCAGGTTTTGAAGTCTTGACAGAAGCAGGCTACGCCCCAGAATTGGCTTACTTTGAAGTTCTTCATGAAATGAAATTGATCGTTGACTTGATCTATGAAGGTGGATTCAAGAAAATGCGTCAATCTATTTCAAACACTGCTGAATACGGTGACTATGTATCAGGTCCACGTGTGATTACTGAGCAAGTCAAAGAAAACATGAAAGCTGTTTTGGCAGACATCCAAAATGGTACATTTGCAAATGACTTTGTAAATGACTACAAGGCTGGTCGTCCAAAACTCACTGCTTACCGTGAACAAGCAGCTAACCTTGAAATTGAAAAAGTTGGTGCAGAATTACGCAAAGCAATGCCATTCGTTGGTAAAAACGACGACGACGCATTCAAAATCTACAACTAA
- the ilvN gene encoding acetolactate synthase small subunit, whose amino-acid sequence MRRMLTAKLQNRSGVLNRFTGVLSRRQVNIESISVGATENPDVSRITIIIDVASHDEVEQIIKQLNRQIDVIRIRDITDKPHLEREVILVKVSAPAEKRAEILAIIQPFRATVVDVAPSSITIQMTGNAEKSDALLRVIRPYGIKNIARTGATGFTRD is encoded by the coding sequence ATGCGTAGAATGTTAACAGCAAAACTACAAAATCGTTCAGGAGTCCTCAATCGCTTTACAGGTGTCCTTTCTCGTCGTCAGGTCAACATTGAGAGTATCTCAGTTGGTGCGACAGAGAATCCTGATGTATCACGGATTACCATCATTATTGATGTGGCTTCTCATGATGAAGTGGAGCAAATCATTAAACAGCTCAATCGTCAGATTGATGTGATTCGCATTCGAGATATCACAGATAAACCACATTTGGAAAGAGAAGTTATCTTGGTAAAGGTATCTGCTCCTGCTGAGAAGCGTGCAGAAATCTTGGCCATTATCCAACCTTTCCGTGCAACGGTAGTTGATGTAGCACCAAGCTCCATCACTATTCAGATGACTGGAAATGCTGAGAAGAGTGATGCTTTATTGCGAGTGATTCGACCATACGGTATTAAAAATATCGCTCGTACGGGTGCAACTGGATTTACCCGCGACTAA